The nucleotide sequence TCCAAATTCAAATATTCAAAGAGCAACCGATCTTCATACACAGGAACTCCCCACTCGTGATCGTGATAATCCATATAGATAGGGTCCTGATTCACCCAGCCGCACCGATTCATGGAAAGAAGCCTCCTCTATGTAATGCGAACATATATTCTTATATAAAGAATATACAATCATTGGGTATTCTGCAAGTTTTTCTTCACAAAAAAAGACCTCATCCATCTGAGGTCTCTCTGCAATCAAGCTGTTAAAATAATTGGCTTCCCCTTCGTTACAACGATGGTGTGCTCGTATTGAGCTACGTAACTCTTATCAGGCGTAATGAGCGCCCAACCGTCCCTGCCATCATCCACATATTCCGTCCCCGTTGAAATGAATGTTTCAACTGCCAACACGAGACCTTCTGTGAGCAAGCGTCTATCCTTTTTGTCATAGTAATTTAAAATGTAAGCAGGCTCTTCATGCAAGCTTTTGCCGATGCCATGACCCGTAAGGTTTTTGACGACTGTAAAGCCCTTTTTCCTGGCTTCCTGGTGAACAATCCGACCAATCTGGCTTAGCTTCGATCCCGCCTTTGCCGCATCCAATGCCTTGTACAGCGACTCCTCGGCGCATTGACATAAGGATTGCTTCTCAGGCTCGCCTTCCCCTACCACAATAGAAGCACCTGTATCGGCAAAATATCCATCCAGCTCTGCCGAGACATCAATATTGATGATATCGCCATTTTTCAGGACAGTTTCATCAGGGATACCATGCGCAACAATGTGATTGACACTGATGCACGTATGCCCAGGAAAATCATAGGTGATATTCGGTGC is from Brevibacillus brevis and encodes:
- the map gene encoding type I methionyl aminopeptidase, encoding MSIQNEHDLLCLKRIGSIVAEARETMIRAVRAGVTTKELDQIGGEILAKYGARSAPNITYDFPGHTCISVNHIVAHGIPDETVLKNGDIINIDVSAELDGYFADTGASIVVGEGEPEKQSLCQCAEESLYKALDAAKAGSKLSQIGRIVHQEARKKGFTVVKNLTGHGIGKSLHEEPAYILNYYDKKDRRLLTEGLVLAVETFISTGTEYVDDGRDGWALITPDKSYVAQYEHTIVVTKGKPIILTA